The following coding sequences are from one Oligoflexus sp. window:
- a CDS encoding pitrilysin family protein → NLDKIAESTKVDVAAALKDYKGRTEVAAGELFEPTLVNVQKRTQYSELPSGMKVALTPKKSRGAPVSFRFDLQVGSEAELKDRLVALHILPRVMMRGTKKHDYQTLTDQLALTKTSFGGYSDWSLDNPGKIVFSGTTVGPNLDKAMDLATEVLMQPSFDPQQFQLVKQEYLAALKEAALDPDALTNREFLRTMVAVAPSDVRYIPTIEEEIKLLEKLTVNDVKNVYSKLVGGSAGQFVAVGDLDAEKLKKQLTASVGQWRSPKAFQAIAYKHQPVKGAIKTFNTPDKKGANVSVVQPLALKDSDPNYPALRIASNILGTGGTSRIFGRLRQKEGLSYGAGGMIRADQKSDVGYMLAYAICAPQNVDKSVTAIREELVKFQKDGVTADELTMAKQAYAESKKNALMRDASIVELLSRNMELGRDLSFDIKLDEAIAKVDLAAVNAAVKDAVKPDQLTVITALDKKAASEVAKATM, encoded by the coding sequence AACCTGGATAAGATCGCCGAGTCGACCAAGGTTGATGTGGCCGCCGCTTTGAAAGATTACAAAGGCCGCACGGAAGTGGCAGCTGGTGAACTCTTCGAGCCGACCCTCGTCAATGTTCAGAAAAGAACGCAGTACAGCGAGCTGCCGAGCGGCATGAAGGTCGCGCTGACCCCGAAGAAATCCCGCGGCGCGCCTGTGAGTTTCCGCTTCGATCTGCAGGTGGGAAGTGAAGCCGAACTGAAGGATCGCCTCGTGGCTCTGCACATCCTGCCTCGCGTGATGATGCGCGGCACCAAAAAGCATGATTACCAAACCCTGACCGATCAGCTCGCGCTGACCAAGACGAGCTTCGGCGGTTATTCCGATTGGTCGCTCGATAACCCTGGCAAGATCGTTTTCTCCGGCACCACAGTCGGCCCGAACCTTGATAAGGCCATGGACCTCGCGACGGAAGTTCTGATGCAGCCGTCCTTCGATCCGCAGCAGTTCCAGCTCGTGAAGCAGGAATACCTCGCTGCTTTGAAAGAAGCCGCCCTGGATCCGGACGCTTTGACCAATCGTGAGTTCCTGCGGACCATGGTGGCTGTTGCGCCAAGCGATGTGCGCTATATCCCGACCATCGAGGAAGAGATCAAGCTCCTCGAAAAACTGACTGTGAATGACGTCAAGAATGTTTACAGCAAACTCGTGGGCGGCAGCGCCGGTCAATTCGTGGCCGTCGGTGATCTGGATGCGGAGAAATTGAAGAAGCAACTGACGGCCAGCGTCGGTCAGTGGCGTTCGCCCAAAGCCTTCCAGGCCATTGCCTATAAGCACCAGCCTGTCAAAGGCGCTATCAAGACCTTCAATACCCCTGATAAAAAGGGTGCGAACGTCTCGGTCGTTCAGCCTCTGGCTCTGAAGGATTCGGATCCCAACTATCCGGCTCTGCGCATTGCCAGCAACATCCTCGGCACGGGCGGTACATCGCGCATCTTCGGTCGCCTTCGTCAGAAGGAAGGCCTGTCCTATGGTGCCGGCGGCATGATCCGTGCGGATCAGAAAAGCGATGTCGGCTATATGCTGGCTTATGCGATCTGCGCCCCGCAGAACGTGGATAAGTCGGTGACGGCGATTCGCGAAGAGCTGGTGAAATTCCAAAAAGACGGCGTCACAGCCGACGAACTGACGATGGCGAAGCAGGCCTATGCGGAATCGAAGAAGAACGCTCTGATGCGCGATGCGAGCATCGTCGAACTTCTGTCCCGCAACATGGAGCTGGGCCGCGATCTGAGCTTTGATATCAAGCTCGACGAGGCCATTGCCAAGGTTGATCTGGCCGCTGTGAACGCAGCTGTCAAGGACGCTGTGAAACCGGATCAGCTGACCGTGATCACGGCTCTGGATAAGAAAGCCGCAAGCGAAGTGGCCAAGGCCACGATGTAA
- a CDS encoding YHYH protein yields MKFSTPLKLFSVSCLVAWAAVNCGAPEEDKETEKASTSASETSTSTGGSTTTQTSGSSGSSGSSCTATANTTATNTLSTYGCALLTRDTTSCKASREAQGLSGFWLKFSCSVTLTKSGNNVVIATKNLPDTKSFYYSSTDACYEAFSSTARKANPNKIASKTVSLTVPYAPTAAATASATPEGIIGVALNGVAIYDNSAAPGDDIFNEEATFDKCDGHPDMSSTYHYHTEPGAITNSDSNFIGVLRDGFPVYGRNDYNTTTAASGLDSAGGKTGKTVDSPNTDVYHYHLNLQSNGTKSAYFISAGYYKGTPGTCTGCQ; encoded by the coding sequence ATGAAGTTCTCGACCCCTTTGAAACTGTTCTCGGTAAGTTGTCTCGTGGCATGGGCGGCCGTCAACTGTGGTGCTCCGGAGGAGGACAAGGAGACAGAGAAGGCCTCCACCAGCGCCAGCGAGACATCAACAAGTACCGGAGGAAGCACCACCACGCAAACCTCGGGTAGCTCTGGCAGCTCAGGCAGCAGCTGCACTGCGACCGCCAACACCACCGCGACAAACACTCTCAGCACCTATGGCTGCGCACTTCTCACTCGCGATACCACATCCTGCAAGGCCAGCCGTGAAGCGCAAGGTCTGAGCGGTTTCTGGCTGAAATTCTCGTGCAGTGTGACACTGACCAAAAGTGGAAACAACGTCGTCATTGCGACGAAAAATCTCCCGGATACCAAATCCTTCTATTACAGCAGCACCGATGCATGCTACGAAGCCTTCTCTTCGACAGCGCGCAAGGCAAACCCCAACAAGATCGCTTCCAAAACGGTTTCCCTGACTGTGCCCTACGCTCCGACTGCAGCAGCCACTGCCTCAGCGACTCCCGAGGGCATTATCGGTGTTGCTCTGAACGGCGTTGCCATCTATGACAACAGCGCGGCTCCAGGTGATGACATCTTTAACGAGGAAGCCACCTTCGACAAGTGCGATGGTCACCCCGATATGTCGAGCACCTATCACTACCACACCGAACCTGGCGCCATCACCAATAGCGACTCCAACTTCATCGGTGTGCTCCGCGATGGATTCCCGGTCTATGGTCGCAACGACTACAACACCACCACGGCGGCCAGCGGCCTCGATTCTGCCGGCGGCAAAACCGGCAAGACCGTCGATAGCCCCAATACCGATGTCTATCACTATCATCTGAATCTGCAGAGCAATGGGACCAAGTCCGCGTACTTTATCTCGGCTGGTTACTACAAGGGAACACCTGGAACATGCACAGGCTGCCAATGA
- a CDS encoding SCO family protein, whose translation MQALGDYKKIAWMLLVILNPGCKAGPDVFETAIARHKATLVDQVNSPATGLPYFTVETLNPVWQLSAATPIVTMPALKLTDQDGKVRDSSLFDERITVIGFFFASCSGFCPFLVEGMKKIEKETEAISDKVRFVAFSVNPEQDTPARLKAYAKERGLNTDKTWTLLTGDRETIYSLAKKTLVSQVFRRASAANSFVHSEHLYVIDGQRHLRSVLNGTRVDVSRDAKMVIRQLANPSELTSN comes from the coding sequence TTGCAAGCGCTTGGAGATTATAAAAAAATAGCCTGGATGCTGCTGGTCATCCTGAATCCCGGCTGCAAGGCGGGGCCCGATGTTTTCGAAACCGCGATAGCGCGGCATAAGGCGACACTCGTGGATCAGGTCAACAGCCCCGCCACGGGTCTGCCCTATTTCACGGTGGAGACCCTGAATCCAGTTTGGCAGCTGTCCGCCGCCACACCGATCGTCACCATGCCCGCCCTCAAGCTCACGGATCAGGACGGCAAAGTTCGTGACAGCTCGCTCTTTGATGAACGCATCACCGTCATCGGCTTTTTCTTTGCCAGTTGCAGCGGCTTTTGCCCATTTCTCGTGGAAGGCATGAAGAAGATCGAGAAGGAGACGGAAGCGATCTCGGACAAGGTGCGCTTCGTGGCTTTTTCTGTGAATCCCGAACAGGATACGCCGGCTCGCCTGAAAGCCTATGCGAAAGAGAGGGGTCTGAATACGGATAAAACGTGGACTCTGCTCACCGGCGATCGGGAAACGATCTATTCCCTGGCGAAAAAAACTCTTGTGAGTCAGGTCTTCCGCAGAGCCAGCGCCGCCAACAGCTTCGTGCATTCCGAGCATCTTTATGTGATCGACGGGCAGCGGCATCTTCGAAGCGTGTTGAATGGAACACGCGTGGATGTCAGCCGCGATGCGAAGATGGTGATACGCCAGCTCGCAAATCCTTCCGAGCTGACGAGCAATTGA
- a CDS encoding sterol desaturase family protein: MKTSIYNKLAYIALYLAILCFLSVLAFHFPEYLSNPQLREVYDVEQLRMILLGSLYVSFGLGLIALLLGRKKGLALAAILMAALASILGGSAVTVEVPIQQKPIYLSLDLIILDLLVMSLIFVPLERIFYLRRQRFLREGLATDLSHYALNHLLMGGIFVLIVWPGNWIHQNIFLNRVPQLTQKMPIWLQVLAILFIADFAQYWIHRYFHTRKRWWQFHKIHHSTMKMDWLASSRLHIGDVIATRAFSYVPIVCLGFSQAAVQVYMPIVAIQALFVHSNVRFHFGPLRYILTTPLVHHWHHSSQPEALDKNFAVTFSIIDVVFGTFHCPRAWPEKYGLYQERISSSFVKQLVYPFVDQLRRSPKGENPK; the protein is encoded by the coding sequence GTGAAAACGTCGATTTATAACAAGCTGGCCTATATCGCTCTTTATCTGGCGATCCTCTGTTTTCTCTCGGTCCTGGCCTTCCACTTCCCGGAATATCTATCCAATCCTCAGCTGCGCGAAGTCTATGATGTCGAGCAGCTTCGCATGATCCTGCTCGGCAGTCTTTATGTATCGTTCGGCCTGGGACTGATTGCGCTGCTTTTGGGTCGGAAAAAGGGCCTGGCCCTGGCGGCGATTCTGATGGCGGCGCTGGCCAGCATCCTTGGGGGATCGGCGGTCACGGTGGAGGTGCCCATCCAGCAAAAACCGATCTATCTGAGCCTTGATCTGATCATCCTCGATCTTTTGGTCATGTCCCTGATCTTCGTACCGCTTGAACGCATTTTTTACCTGCGGCGGCAGCGTTTTCTGCGTGAGGGTCTGGCCACGGATCTGAGTCACTATGCTTTGAATCATCTTCTGATGGGTGGGATTTTTGTGCTGATCGTATGGCCCGGGAACTGGATACATCAGAATATTTTTCTGAACCGCGTGCCGCAGCTGACCCAAAAAATGCCGATCTGGCTTCAGGTCCTCGCTATCCTCTTCATTGCCGACTTCGCTCAGTATTGGATCCACCGCTATTTTCATACGCGTAAACGCTGGTGGCAGTTTCATAAGATTCACCATTCGACGATGAAAATGGACTGGCTTGCCAGCTCGCGCCTTCACATCGGGGATGTGATCGCGACCCGGGCCTTCAGCTATGTGCCGATCGTGTGCCTCGGTTTTTCGCAGGCCGCAGTCCAGGTCTACATGCCGATCGTGGCCATCCAGGCCCTTTTCGTGCACAGCAACGTGCGCTTTCACTTCGGCCCTTTGCGCTATATCCTCACCACCCCCTTGGTCCACCACTGGCATCACAGCAGCCAGCCCGAGGCCCTGGATAAGAATTTCGCCGTCACGTTCTCGATCATCGACGTCGTCTTTGGAACCTTCCATTGCCCGCGGGCGTGGCCTGAAAAGTACGGGCTCTATCAGGAAAGAATTTCCAGCAGTTTCGTCAAGCAGCTTGTCTATCCATTTGTCGATCAGCTGCGGCGTTCGCCGAAGGGTGAGAACCCGAAATGA
- a CDS encoding fatty acid desaturase CarF family protein, whose product MLVRGFEVMGLVGFCSLLVLSFHHLFADDFTSALGWSCLALPLGYYLADLFTGFVHWVCDSFGCETTPVWGPMLVGPFRRHHRDPLEITRISLIENLGASAIAGTAILAFLRPEAGSQGFLWHLWIWFLLFSFLSNLFHRWSHWPRTQKPSWLSSLQKYRIVLPSDEHLQHHRPPFRVNYCILSGWANPLTNRIPWTRIEALLLRLGIPTNFD is encoded by the coding sequence ATGCTAGTACGCGGCTTCGAGGTCATGGGACTCGTCGGCTTTTGCAGTCTGCTGGTCCTATCCTTTCATCATCTGTTCGCAGACGATTTTACTTCGGCTTTGGGCTGGAGCTGCCTCGCTTTGCCTTTGGGCTATTACCTTGCAGATCTCTTCACGGGCTTTGTCCATTGGGTTTGCGATTCCTTCGGCTGCGAGACGACTCCTGTGTGGGGTCCCATGCTGGTCGGCCCGTTTCGGCGTCATCATCGGGATCCTTTGGAAATCACCCGTATCTCTTTGATTGAAAATCTGGGGGCATCCGCGATAGCCGGGACTGCGATCCTGGCTTTCCTGCGGCCAGAGGCCGGGAGCCAGGGTTTCCTTTGGCATCTTTGGATCTGGTTTCTCCTCTTCAGTTTTCTTTCCAATCTTTTTCATCGCTGGTCCCACTGGCCTCGGACGCAGAAACCGTCCTGGCTTTCATCCCTTCAGAAGTATCGCATCGTCCTTCCGAGCGACGAGCACCTGCAGCATCACAGGCCGCCCTTCCGCGTGAATTACTGCATCCTGAGCGGCTGGGCCAATCCTTTGACCAATCGCATTCCCTGGACGCGGATCGAAGCGCTTCTTCTGCGTCTTGGCATTCCGACCAACTTTGATTAA
- a CDS encoding acyl-CoA desaturase has translation MQSFAQPRMDAKRSQALWQTMLETIHEQKLDAPATARLLLKVPALVTLGGLGLYAAWFAADSAQTIIACLALAFILAQFAFLGHDAGHGALGYSRRIHTALGQLCMTVATGLAFQEWYGRHRTHHQFCQYEPKDPDMDVDLVVSLTEDSRRRKRGLGRFLTRCQGISVWFLSLLFAQSQRHLSQWGVLLNLRAYALDAAVLLIHFGLWWGLPLALGVDPLRVLIVYTLPLFFLGPYLAAIFWVNHVGMPLIERVDSFSFLEHQAVTSRTVTNPRALDWFFGGLNFQIEHHLYPQIPSFRLRQVQTIVRPSLEAERIPYQAVSFAQAVRDIAAHFRFIAKGTNP, from the coding sequence ATGCAGTCTTTCGCACAACCTCGTATGGATGCGAAGCGTTCTCAGGCGCTTTGGCAAACGATGCTCGAAACCATCCATGAGCAAAAACTGGATGCGCCGGCGACCGCGCGCCTTCTCTTGAAAGTTCCCGCGCTCGTGACCCTCGGCGGTCTTGGGCTCTACGCAGCATGGTTCGCGGCAGATTCGGCCCAAACTATTATCGCCTGCCTCGCCCTGGCCTTCATCCTCGCGCAGTTCGCGTTTTTGGGCCATGACGCGGGGCATGGGGCTCTTGGCTATTCACGGCGGATTCACACGGCGCTTGGGCAACTCTGTATGACGGTCGCGACCGGGCTCGCCTTTCAGGAATGGTACGGACGTCATCGGACTCATCATCAGTTTTGTCAGTATGAACCCAAAGACCCCGATATGGATGTGGACCTCGTCGTGTCCCTGACGGAGGATTCACGGCGTCGTAAAAGAGGGCTCGGACGTTTTTTGACCCGCTGCCAGGGGATTTCCGTCTGGTTTTTATCCCTGCTTTTCGCCCAGAGTCAGCGGCATCTTTCCCAATGGGGCGTGCTGCTGAACCTCAGGGCCTATGCCCTGGATGCTGCCGTGCTCCTCATTCACTTCGGACTTTGGTGGGGTCTTCCTTTGGCCTTGGGCGTCGATCCCCTACGGGTGCTGATCGTCTATACCCTGCCGCTCTTTTTCCTCGGCCCCTATCTGGCTGCCATTTTCTGGGTCAATCACGTGGGCATGCCGCTGATTGAAAGAGTCGACAGCTTCAGCTTTCTGGAGCATCAGGCCGTGACCTCACGCACGGTCACCAATCCCCGCGCCCTCGACTGGTTCTTCGGTGGCCTTAACTTTCAGATCGAGCATCACCTTTATCCGCAGATTCCTTCGTTTCGCCTGCGCCAGGTCCAAACGATAGTCCGCCCTTCCCTGGAAGCGGAACGGATTCCTTATCAAGCCGTGTCTTTTGCTCAGGCCGTCCGCGATATCGCGGCCCACTTTCGATTTATTGCAAAGGGAACGAATCCATGA
- a CDS encoding diacylglycerol kinase family protein, whose translation MKALVIVNPMAAHGKVGRNWKQSESRLHEKIGPFDTVFTERPGHAEVLVRQGLKDGYDHIHIYGGDGTATESISGFFQNGKALRPEVLFSVWPGGTGCDFHRAILLPDTFKNRGADGITVIDVGRLTFLDHQKKECEKYFLNIASCGISGYVDQLMAKKWKRLGSAGFLLNTIEGLARYKNRRVRIKTDRGDLGERVVRAVAIANGRFFGGGMKIAPDAQLDDGKFQMVILGDIGLADALINTPKIYSGEHMSHPKIETQNITWTELTSDEEVLLDLDGEPLGTLPLRVQIIPAALRLKTY comes from the coding sequence ATGAAAGCGCTTGTCATCGTCAATCCCATGGCCGCGCATGGCAAGGTCGGGCGTAACTGGAAGCAGTCGGAGTCGCGCCTTCATGAGAAAATCGGGCCCTTTGATACGGTCTTCACCGAAAGACCGGGGCATGCCGAGGTTCTGGTGCGGCAAGGGCTCAAGGATGGCTACGATCATATCCACATCTATGGTGGGGATGGAACCGCGACCGAATCCATCAGCGGCTTTTTTCAGAACGGCAAAGCCCTGCGTCCCGAAGTTCTGTTCTCCGTCTGGCCCGGCGGCACAGGCTGCGACTTTCATCGCGCGATTCTGCTTCCCGATACCTTCAAAAATCGCGGTGCGGATGGCATCACAGTGATCGATGTGGGTCGCCTGACCTTTCTGGACCATCAAAAGAAAGAGTGCGAAAAATATTTTCTGAATATCGCGAGCTGCGGCATCAGCGGTTATGTCGATCAGCTGATGGCGAAGAAGTGGAAACGCCTCGGCAGCGCGGGTTTTCTTTTGAATACCATCGAAGGCCTCGCGCGCTATAAGAACCGCCGGGTCCGCATCAAAACCGATCGTGGTGATCTGGGTGAGCGGGTCGTGCGGGCCGTTGCGATCGCCAATGGCCGCTTCTTTGGTGGCGGCATGAAGATCGCGCCCGATGCGCAGCTGGATGATGGAAAATTCCAGATGGTGATTCTGGGCGACATCGGTCTCGCCGATGCCCTCATCAACACGCCGAAGATTTATTCCGGTGAGCATATGAGTCATCCCAAGATCGAAACGCAGAACATCACCTGGACGGAACTGACCAGCGACGAGGAAGTCCTGCTCGATCTGGATGGCGAACCGCTCGGTACTCTGCCCCTGCGCGTCCAGATTATTCCCGCCGCCCTGCGCCTGAAAACCTATTGA
- a CDS encoding glycosyltransferase, with product MIPGLLGALGLLLLIYRMWPRTFRPCMVQPASWPLVSIIVPARNEEKVLGPLLDSLTRLDYPHYEVIVVDDCSDDDTALIARTYNVRLIRGKERPEGWNGKQWACHQGAMAAHGSYLLFTDADTVHHTTGLRRVMCEMLNSEAQGFTVLPQHQNPKFWERLTGPFHALLLAVTNPYGKARSGQVFAIGQYLVFERKFYERMGGHTRVRADWVEDIPLAEAVLADGGRWKVYTGPAVFSVRMYETLSDFIRGWRRNFRAGMGYSYWGSTFEITLFITAAIGEGRLNEPYPWLVLLLTWLVLLRIQNNLGRFSVWGVILLPFSLGLFCYITMLAVYDRVFRRPMNWKNRAYSAQSAAAKLPQLGAPESP from the coding sequence ATGATCCCTGGATTGCTTGGAGCCCTGGGCCTGCTGCTTCTGATCTATCGCATGTGGCCACGAACCTTTCGTCCCTGCATGGTGCAGCCGGCCAGCTGGCCGCTTGTCTCGATCATCGTGCCCGCACGCAATGAAGAGAAGGTGCTCGGTCCGCTGCTGGATTCCTTGACCAGGCTCGATTATCCACACTACGAAGTCATCGTGGTCGATGATTGCTCGGACGATGATACGGCCCTCATTGCCAGGACCTATAATGTCCGTCTGATCCGCGGAAAGGAAAGGCCCGAGGGTTGGAACGGCAAGCAGTGGGCCTGCCATCAGGGAGCCATGGCCGCGCACGGTTCGTACCTGCTCTTCACCGATGCGGATACCGTGCATCACACCACAGGACTCAGACGGGTCATGTGCGAGATGCTGAACAGCGAGGCGCAGGGTTTCACGGTCCTGCCGCAGCATCAGAATCCGAAATTCTGGGAACGTCTGACAGGACCCTTTCATGCGCTTCTTTTGGCCGTGACGAATCCTTATGGCAAAGCCCGTTCGGGTCAGGTCTTTGCCATTGGCCAGTATCTGGTTTTTGAACGCAAGTTTTACGAACGCATGGGCGGTCACACACGGGTGCGCGCGGACTGGGTCGAGGATATTCCCTTGGCCGAGGCGGTGCTGGCCGATGGTGGCCGCTGGAAAGTCTATACAGGACCAGCTGTTTTTTCCGTGCGCATGTATGAAACTCTTTCCGATTTCATTCGCGGTTGGCGTCGGAATTTTCGTGCCGGCATGGGCTATAGCTACTGGGGCTCGACCTTCGAAATTACGCTTTTCATAACGGCGGCGATCGGTGAAGGGCGTTTGAACGAACCCTATCCCTGGCTCGTGCTGCTTCTAACATGGCTGGTGCTGCTCCGGATCCAGAATAATCTCGGACGATTTTCGGTATGGGGTGTGATCCTTCTGCCGTTTTCCCTGGGACTCTTCTGTTATATCACCATGCTGGCCGTCTATGATCGGGTGTTCCGTCGGCCCATGAATTGGAAAAACCGGGCCTATTCGGCCCAGTCTGCGGCTGCGAAGCTCCCTCAGCTGGGAGCACCCGAGAGTCCATAA
- a CDS encoding phytoene/squalene synthase family protein, with amino-acid sequence MNAVAQGQLTRYGQQSMQKGSLSFSFASRLFAKSIRSRVVRLYAWCRYVDNRVDGLPATASFEERQRVLRELEDESFAEMPPRELHPAMQAFREVRGEVPFPDEHARDLIQGMAMDLDKVQYQTEEQLLLYCYRVAGVVGLMMSYMMNAESKAAFPHAVDLGIAMQLTNISRDIAEDAAMGRIYLPRTWLDKAGIPEGANILHPVYRPALLAVVERALSMADRYYSSGDAGLKYLPLRCAFAVAIAREVYSAIGHEVRRRQGHAWDQRVWIPWPQKVRVACRGVGRVLKTVPYRLHQLTLGLRTEERMALHE; translated from the coding sequence ATGAATGCGGTGGCTCAGGGCCAGCTCACCCGTTACGGCCAGCAGTCGATGCAAAAGGGCTCTTTGAGTTTTTCCTTCGCCTCGCGACTCTTTGCCAAAAGCATTCGCAGTCGCGTGGTGAGACTCTATGCCTGGTGCCGTTATGTGGATAATCGGGTGGACGGTCTGCCGGCCACAGCTTCCTTCGAAGAGCGTCAGCGCGTTCTGCGTGAACTGGAAGACGAAAGCTTTGCCGAGATGCCGCCCCGCGAACTCCATCCTGCGATGCAGGCCTTTCGCGAGGTCCGCGGCGAAGTTCCTTTTCCCGATGAGCATGCGCGGGATTTGATCCAGGGCATGGCCATGGACCTCGACAAGGTTCAGTACCAGACGGAAGAGCAGCTTCTGCTGTATTGCTATCGGGTCGCCGGTGTGGTGGGCCTGATGATGAGCTACATGATGAACGCCGAGTCGAAGGCTGCCTTTCCGCATGCCGTGGACCTTGGAATTGCCATGCAGCTCACCAATATCTCGCGCGATATCGCCGAGGACGCGGCGATGGGCCGCATTTATCTGCCGCGAACCTGGCTGGACAAGGCGGGCATCCCGGAAGGCGCAAATATTCTGCATCCCGTGTATAGGCCTGCTCTCCTTGCCGTTGTCGAACGGGCCCTGAGCATGGCCGATCGCTATTACAGTTCGGGTGATGCCGGACTGAAATATCTGCCGCTGCGCTGCGCCTTCGCCGTGGCCATAGCCCGTGAGGTTTATTCCGCTATTGGGCACGAGGTCCGGCGTCGTCAGGGACACGCGTGGGATCAGCGGGTATGGATACCCTGGCCTCAAAAAGTGCGCGTGGCCTGCCGTGGTGTGGGCCGCGTACTGAAAACCGTGCCCTATCGTTTGCATCAGTTGACTCTAGGTCTGCGTACGGAAGAAAGGATGGCTCTGCATGAATAG
- a CDS encoding phytoene desaturase, with the protein MVKRKAIVIGSGFGGLAAAIRLQAAGFQTELFEQRDKPGGRAYMYEDQGYRFDAGPTVVTVPQCLEELFELAGRKMEDYIELIPIHPFYRLFWEDGDTFDYDNNEEALHAEMRKRNPDDVAGYQEFLRYAEDVYQEGYVKLGQVPFLRFWDMVKVSPQLLRLNAHRPVYSTISRYIKDERTRQALSFNSLLIGGNPFEISSIYTLIHPLEKKFGVHFPKGGTHALVMALVKLFEEIGGRMHVNRGVTSIVTKDNRVTGVQVVGDSTPIPADLVVSNADVFHTYDKLLASNTSAQKKADRMSRQDFSMSLFVIYFGCNKRFEKLTHHNIMFGRRYKGLLDDIFKTGKLADDFSLYVHAPGETDDSLAPPGHASYYVLAPVPNMKISSVDWKDEAPIFADKILNYLEKHYMPGLRESIQVQRLFTPKDFETELNALHGAAFSLTPTLRQSAYFRVHNRDSAIEGMYFVGAGTHPGAGIPGVIGSAKATCSVIEEDFAVPAVARPFSPTMQGVEA; encoded by the coding sequence ATGGTTAAACGCAAAGCTATAGTCATTGGCAGTGGATTCGGTGGGCTGGCCGCGGCCATTCGTCTGCAGGCCGCCGGTTTCCAGACGGAACTTTTCGAACAAAGGGACAAGCCGGGTGGCCGGGCTTATATGTACGAAGACCAGGGCTACCGCTTCGATGCGGGCCCGACGGTGGTGACCGTGCCCCAGTGTCTGGAAGAGCTCTTTGAACTCGCCGGCCGCAAAATGGAAGATTACATCGAGCTGATTCCCATTCATCCTTTCTATCGCCTCTTCTGGGAGGACGGCGACACCTTCGATTATGATAACAACGAGGAAGCGCTGCACGCGGAAATGCGCAAGCGGAATCCGGATGATGTCGCGGGCTATCAGGAATTTCTGCGTTATGCCGAGGACGTCTATCAGGAAGGCTACGTGAAACTCGGCCAGGTGCCTTTCCTGCGCTTTTGGGATATGGTCAAGGTCTCGCCACAGCTTTTGCGTTTGAATGCGCATCGGCCGGTTTACAGCACGATCAGCCGCTATATCAAAGATGAAAGGACGCGCCAGGCGCTCAGCTTCAATAGCCTTCTGATCGGCGGCAATCCTTTTGAAATTTCCTCGATCTATACCCTGATCCATCCGCTCGAAAAGAAATTCGGCGTGCACTTTCCCAAGGGTGGAACCCATGCGCTGGTCATGGCGCTGGTGAAGCTCTTTGAAGAAATCGGCGGCCGCATGCATGTGAATCGCGGCGTCACCTCGATCGTGACCAAGGACAACCGGGTGACCGGCGTCCAGGTCGTCGGTGACAGCACGCCGATTCCCGCTGACCTTGTCGTCAGCAACGCCGATGTCTTCCACACCTACGATAAGCTTCTGGCCAGCAACACGAGCGCCCAGAAAAAAGCCGATCGCATGAGCCGGCAGGATTTTTCGATGTCGCTCTTCGTGATTTATTTCGGCTGCAATAAGCGCTTCGAGAAGCTGACCCATCACAACATCATGTTTGGTCGCCGCTACAAAGGCCTTCTGGATGATATCTTCAAAACCGGAAAGCTGGCCGATGACTTCTCGCTTTATGTGCATGCGCCGGGTGAAACGGATGACTCGCTCGCGCCTCCGGGACACGCGAGCTACTATGTGCTGGCACCGGTTCCCAACATGAAGATCTCGTCGGTCGATTGGAAGGATGAGGCGCCGATCTTCGCGGATAAAATTTTGAATTATCTGGAAAAGCATTACATGCCCGGTCTTCGGGAAAGCATCCAGGTGCAGCGCCTCTTCACGCCGAAGGATTTCGAAACGGAATTGAATGCACTCCATGGGGCCGCGTTCTCGTTGACGCCGACCCTGCGGCAAAGCGCTTATTTCCGCGTGCACAATCGCGACAGCGCGATCGAGGGCATGTACTTCGTCGGTGCGGGCACGCATCCCGGTGCCGGCATTCCCGGTGTGATCGGTTCGGCCAAGGCCACCTGCTCGGTGATTGAAGAGGATTTCGCGGTGCCCGCCGTGGCCCGTCCCTTCTCGCCCACCATGCAGGGAGTCGAAGCATGA